Genomic window (Caldicoprobacter guelmensis):
CCTCTTTCAATGCCCGGCATGCTTGGGTTCCGGCATAGTCAAATTCGGCCGCCTGACCGATTATTATCGGACCTGAGCCTATCACCAGTACTGCATTTACATCTTTTCTCTTAGGCATGCACATCTTCCTTTCAAGCCTATTGTTTAATTAAAGCTAAAAATTCATCAAAGATAAATTCGGTATCACCGGGACCAGGACAGGCTTCAGGATGGAACTGCACGCCAAACACAGGCCTGTCTTTATACTTTAGCCCCTCGACGGTTCCGTCGTTCAAATTTTTATGCGTAATCTCTATTTTTTGAGGGTCTACACTAGTCTCTTTGACTGCATATCCGTGATTCTGCGACGTGATATAAGTGCGATCGCGAATCAAATCCACTACGGGGTGATTGCAGCCCCTGTGCCCGTACTTCAACTTATGAGTATCTGCCCCTGCTGCCAGCGCCAGGAGCTGATGGCCCAGACATATCCCCAATACCGGTTTCCGCTCCACAAGGATTTTGATGGTCTCAATGGCTTCCACATTATCTTTAGGGTCCCCTGGTCCATTGCTAAGCAGAACACCATCGGGATTAACGCTCAAAATCTCATGTGCATCGCTCTTTGCCGGGAATACAGTTATACGACATCCCCTTCGCCTTAAAGATTCTATGATATTCCTTTTTACCCCAAAATCCACCACCGCTATATGAGGACCTTCTCCAGGAATAGTGTATACCTGTTTGGTAGTCACATTATCCACCGGATTGCGGATGGTATACTCTTTCAACTGATCTATTTCCTCTTTATCAGGAAAATAGGGCATAATGAGCCCTATCATAGTACCCTTTTCCCTTATCTTTCTGGTTAAAGCCCTCGTATCTATTCCCTCAATGGCAGTTATGTTATTTTTTCTCAAATACTCCTCCAGCGTCTCCTGGCTCATCCAATTATTTGGTGTCATGCATGCTTCTCTCACAATTAGCCCCTTTACTTTGGGGTAATCAGATTCAACATCCAGCTGATTGATGCCATAGTTGCCTATCATAGGAAATGTCATCACAACGATTTGACCATGATATGAAGGGTCAGTTAAAATCTCCTGATATCCCGTCATTCCAGTGTTAAACACCACTTCTCCAACGACTTTTTCCTGCGATCCAAATATAACCCCTTCGAATACCGTACCGTCCTCCAGTATCAAAAATCCCATAATATGCCCTCCAATAAGCCGCTTATGAAAAATCGTTTAAATAAACTTGCAAATAATAGCGTCTCATTACATTTTCACAATATTATACCTATAAAACATGCAAGAGTAAAATTACGAATTGTAATATGTGGGATAATTACAGATTATAGGTTTGACAATAGTGTATGGTAGCAATATATCTTCAAACAGTGTCAAATAAATATAAAAAAGCCATGACAAGAAGAATAACACCCTCTCACCATGGCCTTATTTGTTTATTATGGTGAATAAACAGTTCAGGTTACCTATAACACAACATAAGACTACTTGCCCTTCAAGACTCTGTGTACTCTATAAAGACTAAGGTTCAACAACAAGCTTACAGGCATTTTGAAGGGCATCAATACCTCACACAGTTTCTCCCTTCATTTTTTGCCTTGTACATCATATCATCGACCCTTTTCACAATGGAATCCAGTGTATCGCCCTCCTGATACTCAACCACGCCAAAGCTGGCTGTCACGCTATCAGCCTCTCCTATTTTCAGCTGCATCAATCTCTGGCGCAATTCTTCAGCCAATTTCACCGCATCCTCCAGCTTTGTGTTGGGAAGGAGGATTATAAACTCCTCACCACCCCACCGCGCCAAGGTATCAGTCCTACGTATTCGTTCCTTTATCATGTCGACCGCAGCTTTCAATACCAAATTTCCGGTCTGATGCCCAAAGGAATCATTAAAATTTTTAAAGCGATCTATGTCAAACATTATGAGCGAAAATCTCTCACCATATCGCTGAGCCCGTAAAATCTCCTCTTCAAGCTTTTTATTAAAATATCTAAAATTATATGCGCTAGTCAGGGGATCAGTGATGGACATCTGGTAAAGCTGCCTTTCCATCTCCTTCTTTTCGGTTATATCGTCCATTATGATTTGAGCGCCTTTGACCACTCCCTCTCTATTCAAAAGGGGTTTAATGTGAATCCTGAGCCAGGCGCCTTTTCCCCATTTTGACCTATAAAATTTCTCAAGAGTTCGAGACACATTGTTTTGCATGCACTCTTTCAACTTCTGTGACAATCCCGCCTCGACAAGCAGCGGAAATGTTAAAAGGTTTATGCACTGCGTTTCCTCCACCCCGGGAGACCCGAGT
Coding sequences:
- a CDS encoding carbamoyl phosphate synthase small subunit, producing the protein MMGFLILEDGTVFEGVIFGSQEKVVGEVVFNTGMTGYQEILTDPSYHGQIVVMTFPMIGNYGINQLDVESDYPKVKGLIVREACMTPNNWMSQETLEEYLRKNNITAIEGIDTRALTRKIREKGTMIGLIMPYFPDKEEIDQLKEYTIRNPVDNVTTKQVYTIPGEGPHIAVVDFGVKRNIIESLRRRGCRITVFPAKSDAHEILSVNPDGVLLSNGPGDPKDNVEAIETIKILVERKPVLGICLGHQLLALAAGADTHKLKYGHRGCNHPVVDLIRDRTYITSQNHGYAVKETSVDPQKIEITHKNLNDGTVEGLKYKDRPVFGVQFHPEACPGPGDTEFIFDEFLALIKQ